In Amycolatopsis endophytica, the following are encoded in one genomic region:
- a CDS encoding SDR family NAD(P)-dependent oxidoreductase codes for MSRGVLVTGAASGLGRAVATAFAGRGDRVAVHFNSNRADAEATLAGLPGEGHTLVQGDIREAQRIADAAEEALGGVDVLVNNAAVVTTADTAHPLADTSFEHWQAVWRQSVEVNLLGAADLTFCVARHMIARGAAGRVVNVGSRGAFRGEPDHPAYGATKAALHSMGQSLAVHLAPHGIAVSSVAPGFIATERVADWLTGERGDALRAQSPLGRVAEPGEIAAAVVYLASGEAEWASGAILDLNGASYLRS; via the coding sequence GTGAGCCGCGGAGTTCTCGTCACCGGCGCCGCGTCCGGGCTGGGCCGCGCGGTCGCGACGGCCTTCGCGGGTCGTGGCGACCGGGTCGCGGTGCACTTCAACAGCAACCGCGCCGACGCGGAGGCCACGCTGGCCGGGTTACCGGGCGAGGGTCACACGTTGGTCCAGGGCGACATTCGCGAGGCCCAGCGGATCGCCGACGCCGCTGAGGAAGCCCTGGGCGGCGTCGACGTCCTGGTCAACAACGCGGCCGTGGTGACGACCGCCGACACCGCGCACCCGCTCGCGGACACCAGCTTCGAGCACTGGCAGGCGGTGTGGCGGCAGTCGGTCGAGGTCAACCTGCTCGGCGCGGCCGATCTCACGTTCTGCGTCGCCCGGCACATGATCGCCCGTGGCGCCGCCGGACGCGTGGTCAACGTCGGCTCGCGCGGCGCCTTCCGCGGTGAGCCGGACCACCCCGCCTACGGTGCGACGAAGGCCGCGCTGCACTCGATGGGCCAGTCGCTCGCGGTGCACCTGGCGCCGCACGGCATCGCGGTCAGCTCCGTCGCACCCGGGTTCATCGCGACCGAACGGGTGGCGGACTGGCTGACCGGGGAGCGGGGCGACGCGCTGCGTGCCCAGTCACCGCTCGGCCGGGTCGCGGAGCCGGGGGAGATCGCCGCGGCCGTGGTCTACCTGGCCTCGGGTGAGGCCGAGTGGGCCTCGGGCGCGATCCTCGACCTCAACGGGGCGTCCTACCTGCGGTCCTGA
- a CDS encoding VOC family protein: MTRPAFHLAIPVDDLGRARDFYGGVLGLSEGRSDTTWVDWNFHGHQVVTHVVEGARSEAGRNPVDGHDVPVPHFGLVLTVDGFHELAGRLKAADTKFVIEPYQRFAGEKGEQWTMFLHDPAGNALEFKAFRDESQLFAK, translated from the coding sequence ATGACCCGCCCCGCGTTCCACCTCGCGATCCCGGTCGACGACCTCGGCCGCGCCCGGGACTTCTACGGCGGGGTGCTCGGCCTGTCCGAGGGACGGTCCGACACCACATGGGTCGACTGGAACTTCCACGGCCACCAGGTGGTCACCCACGTCGTCGAGGGCGCGCGCAGCGAGGCGGGCCGCAACCCGGTCGACGGCCACGACGTGCCGGTCCCGCACTTCGGCCTGGTCCTGACCGTCGACGGCTTCCACGAGCTGGCCGGACGGCTCAAGGCCGCGGACACGAAGTTCGTCATCGAGCCCTACCAGCGGTTCGCGGGGGAGAAGGGTGAGCAGTGGACGATGTTCCTGCACGACCCGGCGGGCAACGCGCTGGAGTTCAAGGCGTTCCGCGACGAGTCGCAGCTGTTCGCCAAGTGA